tgttaaaagatatttttttctatataaataatattatttggtTAAAGTGGTGTGATGTCGTAATGTTGACCTATTCTCTCAATTTTCTTGGTAAAACCAACAACAGTGACATATTACCAATAAGACATAAATAAGGAGAAAACAAATCCCCCGAAATTAATAGAATAGAggcaacaaaaaataaataaaatactgaCAAAAGCACTGGATTAATTTTTGAAGaacttgtaaaatatatttttttaaaattatgatatttgtatttttttatcatataagtgttttaaaacttgaaaaaaaaaaatacacaaaacttTCTAAAGTGATTCTTTAAAGTATAAATTCAGTTTTTTCTTATCATGGTTTTGTGAATATACaagtttgaataataaaatttaaattcactgactttttacttttatttagttaaaatagtctaatcatcatcaaatgaaaacatattatttaaacGTTAAATATGTTGGTAATTATTTTAGCCCATTTTAATCgatattaattttctattaaattttataaaaaaaattaaggactttgataatttttactgttacattataaaaaaataaaaaattattgagaaagaataaaattactttaattgataaaaaaaattaatcattacaGACATTGATAAAAAACAACTACAGAGTTTAACTGgcatagacaaaaaaaaaaaaaagtttttatcaTATGATTCCTGACGATAACATCAATAGAAAAAATCATACTCaacattaaaactaaaaacatcttaaaTAATATGGATTAAAAGTAACTCTAactttgtcaaaaataaatCGATTTGGTATTAATTAAAAGAAGTATAATTATCTGAAAATAAACCTAgtgaagataaatttaaaaataatgaatttgacattaataaaataatattatcaatattagttgaaaaataactttgtctaatattttgatttgggTTAAGATGAGGACAAAAAACTGTGTGTTTTATGAATGTCTCATTCAGTGATCATAGAAACACTGTTTATCTGCTTGTATTTCACTCACAGACATAGAAAAACTCTATTATCAATTCTGTAACCTATTTCCAGAAAACTGTGGGTACAACTTCTGtgcttaaataaatatttgaaaaagacaaACACTCACATTATTAGATTAGGATAAAATATATTCTGAatctttctaaaatatttattttcttagctCTTCgaaacttaaaatatatcatatatcattATTAACATTTGTTAATCATGATTagtatttaattgattattcgCTTACAACCATAGAGAAGGCATTAAAGTTTCACGAGGATCCAAAACTGGTATCACTCAGCATAAAATGTATAGCTACTGATCTTTCTTTTACATTCAAACTAAGaatttttcataaagaaaaataaatttgaaaacttttgaaCGTGATGGCTCATACATTGACCTATAGTTACGAAcacttaaatattattgtatatattttagattatacgatctaaaatgtatattttatttttcattttaaattatgttcttTTCAAAGAAGAAGGTGACGAGTATAGAGAAAAAGTAGATGGAAAAAGAAGGTAATGAGTGGGGCCATTGAAAATGGAGGAAGGATTTCGATGAGGTGGAGAaataagaagggaaaaaagaatgctttgatggagaggaaaaagaagataagGACAAGAATATCTTTTCACATGGTCAATGGAGGTGCAAGGATAAATGTATGGAGGTGCAAGAAAAAGTATTCATCATTGTACTCTTTGTTTCCACAAACAAAATAATACCCTCTTCTTACTGTCTCCTTAGAAGAAAAAcctttatttaataatacatGTGAAAATATATAAGTGCATTTACAtctttattactattatatatataatattaaacaattatataatcactattttcaaaagaaaatttatttagttatttgaaaataaaaaataagttattttattaaataaataaataaactttccTTGAATAAGCTTTATGTGAAAATTGTTAAGTTTTGGTTTATACTTTATACGAGGAAcatattgaattgaaaataaaaattaatgttaaccGTTTATAAACAGTCTTTTATCTCAACTCGTGATTAGGTAATGTAACTTTTCTaagtagaaaattaaatattgtgtCAGgagaaataatgaaagaaaaaaaaaatttaatcatagaaaGTTAGATATGGTTcgaaatatatttttccaaaCCTCTTCcataattattacatttgaacAGTTTTCACACATAACATACAgagcaaatatatatatattttaagatttaaaattaatcaatatgtTCATAGTAGCATTACATTCTATAATATAgctataggtaaaataaaagttgGTATTCCTCATATCTTCGTTCTCAGACAACTgctgaaaagtaaataaacattTCTTGAAGACAACGAAAGTGAATGCAGCAGCATGAACTATGCTTGAATGACAAACCAACGAGACCTCGTATATACACAGGATATACAGTTTACCATGTGCAGTGTAACTTAAAAGTGAAGGTTGTGATGGATACACGAGGATTTTGGTTTGTTCCTCGTTATCATCACTgtcaaagaaaaacatgatttaCTAGCAAAAAACTAACTTTGTAGCGGTAATTGGCTAACTGCAACTGCAAGGCAGAAGATACATTCCAGAGAGGCAAGTCGGCACACTGCACAACAAGAAGTTGACATATCTATCCCttactttttttcttagaaaaaaagggttaaatggCTAAGCTAGCGATGAAGATTGCTTTTTCTAACTTGCAGCAAGTGTAGCAGAGAGAGGCTTCCATTTGATCTTTGAGGTTCATGTGCAGATAACTTCCTTGTGCCCCGATTCCCCTGCAAATGCACGACAGTGTTGTGTGTTTACTCCTAATTCAATGTCCTTTCTAGGACTCTTACATAACAGTGTTGGATAAAGGTTTGTAATTTCGTGCATGTGCGCTTTAGTTGAAACTGAATTGACAAATGcaaatattaaattgtatatGGTACCTTTAATTTCTCAGATTCGTCATAGAGATCAAAGGTACTCAAGTCCCTTGATAGCATGGAAGAGGAAGGCATAAGTGTCCTGATTTTGACaaccacaaaaagaaaaatgaaaacttcGTTAATGCCgaggaaaaacaaaatttacaagGTTAGAATGTTACACACCATTCCATACTCTTCTACCAGAAACACCACTGACCTTTTTGGCTTAGGAGGTTTGCGAGAGATATCGACACCAATCTTATCACGTGGATCCACAAGGTTGTCTGTTTTAGTAGATGAAACATCTTTGGGTGATGGCAAAGGATCCAACTTGTCATCTTCTGTCGATGATGACGAAACGAACAATTCCTAAAAGGTGAAAAAAACAGGGAAACAAATGTCATATAAGATTTTCATGTTCAATTAATATGAACAATGGTTGTTTAAGGATTAACGGTAGAACCTCAATTTATAAACATAGGGTTTTTCACCAGTCTAGGTCAATTCTGCGgtgacctttttttttttcatgaatttccATTCAAAAAAGAATAGTAGGTGAAATTAGttcataaaattatttgcaccatttaatttaattttataattaccaAGCGTCCATTACTTTAGTCTTTATCTTTGTAATTTCATGGAGTAAAATGATTCATTATTTGATAAGTTCAGGAACAAATGcgattttttttgtaatttctgACACCAAATTGACTGACAGCTATCATTTCAAAGGTTGATTTATCAGTCAATTAGAAAGCCATAATTGGATGAACAATAGAAACATATCTAATCCCGCCATCCCCATCCAATTTTAATTTCCCTTATAATCATATTTAGATTCCAGATAAAAAAGTATCACTTATTAAAGTCTAGGTTCTTTTgcaaatatatagaaatattcATGAAACTTTAATTAGCATTTAAACTATGATAGCCACACCTTTGTGACAAACTAATTCGTTGTTTGATCCTTGTTGAATTAACCTAGTGCGTTTCCAATCCATCAAATAACCGAGTAGTTAGTTATTAACAATATATTAAGAGATCAAGCTAACCTAGCTTTCTCACTAGCTGAGTTTATTTCACGTCAACCTAATTTCCTGAACTATGCATACACATTCTGAATCGTTCACCATTGAACTGAAAAATGAGAAGTCGGCTAAGGCACAATTCATCCTTCCATGAAGCAACGTATAAAATTTTGACTCACAATTAACATAAAAGAATTTCAACTTACACTTGGTATCTTGCGCACAGCCTCAATCTCCGAAGCATTATGGTCCTCTGCTTTTGACAAGGAGATTGAAACTTCCCTGTAACGTCACAACAAGCAAGAAATAATAAGTATATTAGTTCACagccaagaaaaaaaatgaaccaATCATTCTTCATAATACTAACCTATCCGACTTTTCACAATCTAACTGTCTACAGGAAGCACCAAGTGTAAGCTCTTCATCTGACAGGTCAAGTGAAACCTCAGACAATGACCGCGCATCAAATGACTCCTAGAAAGAATGGACAagcaaatatttttaagaaagaacTAATGGGTGATCCTCTAAGTAAATTGTAAACTTAAGAGAATTGACTCATTTAACATATAGAATGTCAACTTACACTTGATCTCTTGCGCACAGCCTCAACCTCCAAAGTATTATGGTCCTCAGCTTTTAACAAGGAGGTTGAAAGTTTCCTATAACATTTCAACAAGCAAGAATGAAGGAATCAGTGTATTAGCTCAAAGCCAAGAAAGCATGCATGGGCTCATCATTCTCCATAATATGAACCTATCTGACATGTTGGCATCTGGCTGTGTACAGGAAGTGCCAAGGGTAGGCCGTTCATCGGAGTGGTCAAGTCTACCATCAGAAGATGACTGTGCATCAGATGATTCCTAGaaagaatgatcaatcaaacCAAATGCACACATTACTTCGCAATAAAAATACAGCTCAAGAAAGAACTGCGGATGAACCTCCTCCCCAAATAAATACACAAAGTATGATAGCTAAGTTAATGCAAACACGAGATGAGGAACCCCAAGCAGTATAACAGTCTTCTTCTGATCTGCTGAGGCCtaatttaactaaaaacaaGACATTAAACCGAAAaccaaaaactatatttaataaatcattaaagCCTAATTTAGCTCCTAATAGCAACAAATATATGATTGAGGAAAGTAGGATTTGGGAAACATGTTAGTTTATCAATTCAAGCTAACTTAGCTTGCCgctaatatgatttattttatgtcAATCTCAATTCCTTAACAATATGAAGGATCATTCTCAAGCTAAAGCACAGTTCATCATTTAACTATCGAACCTGACTTATGGAGACAATAATTCAAGCAAAATGGAAAAGTCAACTCACACTAAGTATCTTGCTCCCATCATCAACCTCCGAAGCACTATGATTCTCAGGCTTTGTCAAGGAAAAAGCCTCCCTGTATTATTATTCCAGGTAGAAATTAGGAATAAGAATATTTGTCGAAACTCCAAAGCCAAGAAAGATAACCGGGAGTTACATTTGAACGATTACACTGTTCACAGCAATACTAACCTATCTGAGTTTTCAGAACATAACTGCGTACAGGAAGTACTGAGCACGAGCTCATCTTCATCAGACTGGTCAACTCTAGCCAAAAATGAGGACTCTGAATGAAATGTTTCCTGAAAAGAATGGAAACCAATTACATATAACATTGTAATCTGACTAAAGTTTGTACATATTTTTGGTGAAGAAAAAAGCTAGCGGGTGATTCATTTCATCTAATATGCAcaaaatattcacatattaGATGGGATGATTTTAGTAGTATAATTGTGTTAATCTAATCAAGCGAAGCCTAAATTAGCCCGCTAACAAAACATTAAACCAGGTTAGCCAATTATTAGGTTCAAGGTAACACAGGTTTCCACTACATGAAATCATTTCATGTCAAACCAACTTCCTCAACTACATGAACAACACCAATTCTCagactaaatttattattgaaagaGCAAAATCAGGAATAAATCAACAAATATAGTTCAAGCAGATTGGCACTTGCACTACGTAGTTACCAAATACTAACAAAAAATAGTCATTGCATAAAGTTAAGCCAAAACATAACTAATTTCAGAGCTGACAGCCTAGTTTCCCCTTATGCTCAGTAAGTTATTCGATACAGTGACCTTGCACCCCATCCAAAATATCAGCTCTTGACGAACATATTTAAGGTGAACGAGCAATGAAGTTGCACCTCACTAATCTTCATACAAGGAAGCAGGAATTCAGGAAAACTGTACTCAACCTGTTGCTCTGAAATATGTGGTTGAACCAGACTGACTGACGAACAATATTCAgcatcattttttatatttcctaCTTTGCAGCAAGTACAATTTGCCTTAAAATCGTTCAACTGTGTTTCTATCTCCCAGTATTTTGTCTTTTCATTCACAATGCTTTCTTTGAGACTTTCTATTTCCATTTCTGCAACCtgattatgaataaataaatacattatgtGCAGATACATGGATTGCCAACAAACACCACAGTCACATGTAATGAacgagaaaataaattaatgatcaCTTTAAGCAAACATacttcctttttcttattaCCTTTAGCTTCGAATTATATTGCTTCAAAACATTCCAAATAACTTTTGCAAAATTCTGCATTATAATGTGGCTCCTCTCACTCGGGACTTGGCTATCAAACTCCGACTTTAAAGAGACAGAACTATTAGCATCTAATTTGCCGAGTGCTGAAGAGGCTGCACAAAGTCAAAGTTAGGACCAAGACAATAATTACCAGACCAAAGGATCGAAAGTTTCTAAATTAGAACATTGTAAGAACTGCCTAGTTTTAGAATGCAAAAAATTAAATCTCACACCAATGTTTGAACATTGGGTCCTCCTTCTTGAAGGTCCAATGTTCAAATTGATATGTATAAGGAAAGGCATTGGGTTATGCTATCCTTGACCTTGTTGTGCAGCCTCCCGTTAAGGGAAAAAACAGAACAGATAAATTTAACACAGTCTTTAGATGTCCTGTACTACCTTCTGCAATGTTCTCCCTTTCTTCGGCACTGTTTTTATCATTCtgagggaaagaaaaaaaacttatacTGAATTAGTAAGTAAAAGtccaataaaaaaagaattattcaGTCCATAATCTACAATTAAGATTTTTCCACAAATGGAACATCCTAACAACAAACACGTGTTCATACAAGTGAGAAGACGATGATcattaacaaatttcaaaattggtGAAAGTGAAGGACACAAAGTATACAGGGTATATCAACAGTCAAGAGCAAAGTTTATCATAATTAGTCATGAGCACACCATGCTAAGACCTATTTACTTTCACACAAACACAGTGTACTTAACACAAAGATGGAGTTCTCTGACCTTTGTATAATCTATTTAAGCCTCTCTATGCACAATGTTAATTTATTCATGTTAGTTAAACCACAAAGTATATCTAAATGATAAGCAATGACCCTCCACCATATGTTCCCATATCCCAAGTCCGAATGCTCCTTTTCTTGAATTAACATCTGATTCCCTTTCTTTTTTGTCTTCACTACATAGACgttcttaatttaaatattcacgTTGACAAAATCCTGAATATTTTTCATGCAGATTTCTGACAATTTATAGATGTAAATTGTCTTGTAATACCCGAGTTATAAAACCTCACTACCTattcaaatagaaaaattgcttaTGCTAAGAGGTCAATGTCAATGTCATCCACTATAAAAGAATGTTTATGCTACCTATTCATATACCATTTCTTATATGTATGAACAACatattcaaaaacaatttttgtgACAATCTCAACaagcttttctatttttaacaagGATTCAAGCTAGGATGTAGAAGAAAACCTGCTTGGTATGTTCACTAACAagtctcattctcttcaaattTTCTGATAAAGGTGACAGTTTTGAATCATCCATTATTGACGAACCTTGGTAATGCCTTTTTTTTGGAACTATATTTGATGGTTCAACTTCATTGTacctaacaaaaacaaatatagatACTTAGAAATCAATCAGAGGCAAACATGAAATCCAAGTAAGATCATGCaatgaaaatgaagagtttCACTTGATCTGCATGTAAGGAGAAGCTTGTCGCAGTAGATAAGAAGTATCAAGATAATCTTCTTCTCCAGGTTTTGCAGTTAAAATCTATGGACAAAAGATGTAAAAGTTAACAAAAGAAACTAGTaaaattgatgattttgaaaaaaaaaaagttataccaGAAATGCATAGGATTCTCATGAAAGGAAAACACCATATCGGTAAGTATAACTTTGATAAGCTTGGAGAATGAAGTTTGAAAGCAGTATATACATACCAAGGACATGCGCTTCTTGCCCTCCAAATAATCTCGCAGGTACCTGGTTAACTGCAGTAGCGTTAGACAAAGTCAAATTTGTTAAGTAGTAACTCATCCCCATTTCATTATCTAAAAGACATTCCTGAGCAGATAAAATGAATAAGCTTTTAGCCTATTTTTGTTGATATAGAATTTGCAAATGACAAACAaagtacataaaaaataaaaaaattaccatgGAGCTCTGGAAGTGCTTCTGCAATGGTTTCTTGCGATTTTTTTGGTGCTCCAATAATGACTTAAAACAGCACAAAAAATTCATAAGTAAGAAGAATGTAAACGcagaagagaaaatatattcaaaattttctaaatttgttgatagcagtataataataaatataatttatatatactaaaaGCACAATAAATTGGATCCATGGTTTGAAGTATAGGCTACATACTCTTAAGCATAACCCAAACACCATTAATGTGTTGTTGATAAAATTGCTTTCATGCAATCTTGC
This DNA window, taken from Vigna radiata var. radiata cultivar VC1973A chromosome 5, Vradiata_ver6, whole genome shotgun sequence, encodes the following:
- the LOC106761039 gene encoding kinesin-like protein KIN-6 isoform X1 — translated: MDSNTSPPCPDIITVRRNPPRKARATPQMTPKSFVLPEISVFPNDDVLPPQTPQKPLTSPENENLKIFLRIRPLSSSPIQAPRMRGKSAWPQNPVKKNVPAAGAKISKSKNSGTCVTVNDSQSVTLSTPVSWHESKRIKSETYGGFSHVFSSDSSQFQVYERMMKPLVEEFLGGKSGMLAALGPSGSGKTHTVFGTPRDPGMVPLALRHIFEDAEPHFKQPSRTFYMSIFEICSERGKAEKLFDLLSDGGEISMQQSSVKGLKEVPISNKEQAESLIAQATLKRATSMTNTNSQSSRSQCIINICDAPPKYKGVVNPKSNGAVLTIIDLAGAEREKRTGNQGARLHESNFINNTLMVFGLCLRSLLEHQKNRKKPLQKHFQSSMLTRYLRDYLEGKKRMSLILTAKPGEEDYLDTSYLLRQASPYMQIKYNEVEPSNIVPKKRHYQGSSIMDDSKLSPLSENLKRMRLVSEHTKQNDKNSAEERENIAEASSALGKLDANSSVSLKSEFDSQVPSERSHIIMQNFAKVIWNVLKQYNSKLKVAEMEIESLKESIVNEKTKYWEIETQLNDFKANCTCCKVGNIKNDAEYCSSVSLVQPHISEQQETFHSESSFLARVDQSDEDELVLSTSCTQLCSENSDREAFSLTKPENHSASEVDDGSKILSESSDAQSSSDGRLDHSDERPTLGTSCTQPDANMSDRKLSTSLLKAEDHNTLEVEAVRKRSSESFDARSLSEVSLDLSDEELTLGASCRQLDCEKSDREVSISLSKAEDHNASEIEAVRKIPSELFVSSSSTEDDKLDPLPSPKDVSSTKTDNLVDPRDKIGVDISRKPPKPKRTLMPSSSMLSRDLSTFDLYDESEKLKGNRGTRKLSAHEPQRSNGSLSLLHLLQCADLPLWNVSSALQLQLANYRYKVSFLLVNHVFL
- the LOC106761039 gene encoding kinesin-like protein KIN-6 isoform X2 — encoded protein: MDSNTSPPCPDIITVRRNPPRKARATPQMTPKSFVLPEISVFPNDDVLPPQTPQKPLTSPENENLKIFLRIRPLSSSPIQAPRMRGKSAWPQNPVKKNVPAAGAKISKSKNSGTCVTVNDSQSVTLSTPVSWHESKRIKSETYGGFSHVFSSDSSQFQVYERMMKPLVEEFLGGKSGMLAALGPSGSGKTHTVFGTPRDPGMVPLALRHIFEDAEPHFKQPSRTFYMSIFEICSERGKAEKLFDLLSDGGEISMQQSSVKGLKEVPISNKEQAESLIAQATLKRATSMTNTNSQSSRSQCIINICDAPPKYKGVVNPKSNGAVLTIIDLAGAEREKRTGNQGARLHESNFINNTLMVFGLCLRSLLEHQKNRKKPLQKHFQSSMLTRYLRDYLEGKKRMSLILTAKPGEEDYLDTSYLLRQASPYMQIKYNEVEPSNIVPKKRHYQGSSIMDDSKLSPLSENLKRMRLVSEHTKQNDKNSAEERENIAEASSALGKLDANSSVSLKSEFDSQVPSERSHIIMQNFAKVIWNVLKQYNSKLKVAEMEIESLKESIVNEKTKYWEIETQLNDFKANCTCCKVGNIKNDAEYCSSVSLVQPHISEQQETFHSESSFLARVDQSDEDELVLSTSCTQLCSENSDREAFSLTKPENHSASEVDDGSKILSESSDAQSSSDGRLDHSDERPTLGTSCTQPDANMKLSTSLLKAEDHNTLEVEAVRKRSSESFDARSLSEVSLDLSDEELTLGASCRQLDCEKSDREVSISLSKAEDHNASEIEAVRKIPSELFVSSSSTEDDKLDPLPSPKDVSSTKTDNLVDPRDKIGVDISRKPPKPKRTLMPSSSMLSRDLSTFDLYDESEKLKGNRGTRKLSAHEPQRSNGSLSLLHLLQCADLPLWNVSSALQLQLANYRYKVSFLLVNHVFL